The DNA segment GGGTGTGGCTGGGGGTGGGGGTGGGCCCGCTGGGGGCGCCGCGCAGCGCAGCACCGAAGCGTTAGCGTAGCCCGTCGCACGCCGACCTTGTGGGCATGAGCGCAGCGAAATGCCCACAAGGGCACGCCCAAAAAAATATCAACATCAACTTCTTACAGATAAAACTGCACAAACTACTTTTTGAGCACCTTTTTAATGATATCCTCTACCTTATACTCCTGTGTAGCAGTGGATAAAATACTGTCCACTTGCTTTTCTACTACATTTCGGGGTAGCCCTAAAATCATCAAAGCTTGAATGGCTTCTTCACGCAATTTACTTTGTGGGTTTTGATCTTTAATGTCTATCTTACCCGCTTTATCCCTAAGCTCTACAATGATGCGTTCAGCTGTTTTCTGCCCTATTCCCTTGATATTTTTTAAGGTATAGACATCATTTTTACGAATAGCCGCTACTAACTCACTCGGCGTAAGCCAACTTAATAAAGTAATAGCCGTGTTACCTCCTACACCACTGATTCCAATTAGCCACTCAAATACATTTTTTTCATCGGGGTGTAAGAAGCCATACAAAGTGTGCGCATCTTCACGTACCTGCAAATGCGTATATAGCTTTACTTTGCTCTCCAACGGGGGAAGCTTTTCGTACGTGTGCAAAGATATGCGCACAGCATAGCCCACTCCATTGACATCAATTATGGCTAAGTGAGTTTCTTTATGAGTTAGTTTGCCCTCTAAATAAGCTATCATTTAGCTCCAATCTACAAAAGATTTCATAGCTACGGCATTTTGTTTGAGCTCTTTAAGCTGAATGTGCTGCAAAGCTTCAATTTCTTTTTTCATTTGCTCAAAAATGGCTTTATGAGAAGTAAAACCGAAATCAAATATAGCATTTATCATTCGCCATGAGGGTAGTACGTCATAGACAAATGTATCTTGATACCACTTATCAAATTGAGTTCCTGCTTTGTCTATGCGTCCTTTTGCCATGTACATTAGAGTTTCAGGATCCATTTGCTTGATGCGCTTAGCAGGTTGAGTAAGTTGGGCAAGGTTGTCAATGTTGATATAAGTTCCGTGGCTTTCAAGATGCGTAGCCGCAGGTAAGATTACCTCAGGCTTGAAGTTTTGAGAATTCCAATAGCTGTGTGTAATAACTTGAATATTATTGAGATAAGGAACTAACGCTTGTAAAGTATGGTCATCTTCAAGAATATACAAAGTAAAATAGCTGCCGCTTTGAACAAACTCTTTGAGTTTTTCTACCGTAGTTTCTATAAAACCAAGCAGTTTGACGCCGTTTGTATTCGGTGTGCGGTCATCTTTACGAAGTAAATGATCGCCCCAACCTATTTGAACCTTAGGTACGTAAAAGATAGAATT comes from the Bacteroidia bacterium genome and includes:
- the ruvA gene encoding Holliday junction branch migration protein RuvA, which codes for MIAYLEGKLTHKETHLAIIDVNGVGYAVRISLHTYEKLPPLESKVKLYTHLQVREDAHTLYGFLHPDEKNVFEWLIGISGVGGNTAITLLSWLTPSELVAAIRKNDVYTLKNIKGIGQKTAERIIVELRDKAGKIDIKDQNPQSKLREEAIQALMILGLPRNVVEKQVDSILSTATQEYKVEDIIKKVLKK